In Penaeus monodon isolate SGIC_2016 chromosome 15, NSTDA_Pmon_1, whole genome shotgun sequence, a genomic segment contains:
- the LOC119581795 gene encoding cGMP-dependent protein kinase 1-like → MPQFMRDADECIQKMGSLELQELLCKKDDIIRHLEAKLKVRDDEIVELRSQLDKFQSVMPYATGASAGGGKMQARKTRAQGISAEPQAMKTVQELNTLSQTTFPEVPKSAR, encoded by the coding sequence ATGCCGCAATTCATGAGAGATGCCGATGAGTGTATTCAGAAAATGGGTTCATTAGAATTGCAAGAGCTCCTTTGTAAGAAGGACGACATTATTCGTCACTTGGAAGCCAAGCTCAAAGTTCGCGATGACGAGATCGTGGAGCTCAGGTCGCAACTGGATAAATTCCAGAGTGTTATGCCGTACGCGACGGGCGCCTCGGCGGGAGGGGGCAAAATGCAGGCCAGGAAGACCCGAGCCCAGGGCATCTCCGCCGAGCCGCAGGCCATGAAGACGGTGCAGGAGCTCAACACCCTCAGCCAAACGACGTTCCCCGAGGTCCCCAAATCCGCCAGGTAA